A region from the Mucilaginibacter sp. CSA2-8R genome encodes:
- a CDS encoding RagB/SusD family nutrient uptake outer membrane protein: MKTRYKILSVVMLALASSCKLDQVNPNAAASEQVLNSRDGIVALSIGLRQYYSTSGLSAVILAPSATTREMKGFATFTTVLELEAGGTALPTANAGVLNYWSAMQREMTMCENVIANAPQISSIEPALLSGIMGQAYLFKAMALAELAMAFQQANLSTSTAAPVSFTPRAQVFAEAIRLLDLGVAAVKANAPNATFGSAIAGPDFDLVNSLYAMEARINLMAGNYQKALDNANLVDLTKTSRFTYTTQSPNPLYTLFNVTKSYVPRDNFGLPASLYYTGDQRYNFYFNGIKTTIGGEVTVGLTGFAATQTSAIPVYLTDEIKLIKAEAILRLNGSLTDALAQINAVRTQTTGDLFGVNAGLPAYSGPVTNADLLLEVYKQRCTELYLSGLKWEDTRRFNRPAPPTDLSERNRIFYPYPDQERLNNPNTPSDPAI, translated from the coding sequence ATGAAAACAAGATATAAGATTTTATCCGTGGTGATGCTGGCGCTGGCATCATCGTGTAAGCTGGACCAGGTTAACCCCAACGCGGCCGCCAGCGAGCAGGTGCTTAACAGCCGCGACGGTATTGTTGCCCTGAGCATTGGTTTGCGCCAATACTACTCTACCAGCGGCCTGAGCGCCGTAATTTTAGCTCCGAGTGCTACCACCCGCGAAATGAAGGGCTTTGCCACCTTTACCACTGTGTTAGAACTGGAAGCCGGCGGTACGGCCCTGCCAACGGCCAATGCAGGTGTGCTCAATTACTGGTCGGCCATGCAGCGCGAAATGACCATGTGCGAAAACGTAATTGCCAACGCCCCGCAAATCAGCTCGATAGAACCGGCGCTGTTAAGCGGCATCATGGGGCAAGCCTACTTGTTTAAAGCCATGGCACTGGCCGAGTTAGCGATGGCTTTTCAACAGGCTAACCTAAGCACCAGCACCGCTGCACCGGTAAGCTTTACCCCGCGGGCCCAGGTTTTTGCCGAGGCCATCCGCCTGCTCGATTTAGGCGTGGCTGCGGTAAAGGCCAATGCGCCCAATGCTACATTTGGTTCTGCCATTGCCGGGCCCGATTTTGACCTGGTGAACAGTTTATATGCCATGGAAGCCCGTATCAACTTAATGGCCGGTAACTATCAAAAAGCGCTGGATAACGCCAACCTGGTTGATCTTACTAAAACATCAAGGTTTACCTACACTACGCAAAGCCCTAACCCGCTGTATACGCTGTTTAACGTAACCAAATCTTACGTACCGCGCGACAATTTTGGTTTGCCTGCCAGCTTATATTATACTGGCGACCAGCGCTATAATTTTTATTTTAACGGTATTAAAACCACCATTGGCGGCGAGGTTACGGTGGGCCTTACCGGCTTTGCCGCTACTCAAACCAGTGCCATCCCGGTGTACCTGACCGACGAGATTAAGCTGATTAAAGCCGAGGCTATACTGCGTTTAAATGGTTCGTTGACCGATGCGCTGGCACAGATAAATGCTGTGCGCACCCAAACCACCGGCGATCTGTTTGGCGTAAATGCAGGCTTGCCAGCCTATAGCGGACCGGTAACCAACGCCGATTTATTGCTGGAGGTTTACAAACAGCGTTGCACCGAGCTGTACCTGAGTGGCTTAAAGTGGGAAGATACCCGCCGCTTTAACCGCCCGGCACCGCCAACTGACCTAAGCGAACGCAACCGCATCTTTTACCCTTATCCCGATCAGGAACGTTTGAATAATCCAAACACTCCTTCAGATCCGGCGATATAA